The following proteins come from a genomic window of Peptoniphilus equinus:
- the tkt gene encoding transketolase — protein MNIETKAINTIRLLSVDQVQKANSGHPGLPLGAAPMAYTVFNKMKVNPKDPEWFNRDRFILSAGHGSSMLYSLLHLYGYGLQLDDLKNFRQLGSLTPGHPEYGHTKGVDATTGPLGQGISMAVGMAMAERHLAALYNNELELINHYTYVICGDGDLMEGISNEASSLAGTMKLGKLIVLYDSNSISIEGSTDLAFTEDVKARYAALGWDVQGVSDGNDIDAISEAIDRAKDTDKPSLIAVTTQIGYGSPRAGTAKAHGEPLGEEGVLATKQAFGAGEGSFIVDDDVKAHFEAIVARKQAAYDADKHTEERYRTKYADNYEKLQRALSGDFELDLFKDENYYKFDKDMASRAASGQIMNSIADNFESFFGGSADLAPSNKTHLDKYANFSASTPEGANINFGVREHAMGAIVNGIMLHGGLQSFGATFLVFADYMKPAIRLAAIQSLGSIFVFTHDSIGVGEDGPTHQPIEQLAMLRAIPNHIVFRPADATETAVAWNVALTSKNTPVSLILSRQTLKNIDGSSRDAQKGAYIVKEPKQVEKIIIATGSEVSLALEAADDTTRVVSMPSRALFEAQVEAYRESILPKAVKKRVVVEAASSFGWHKYAGDEGKLVTLDEFGASAPAGDVYKFFNITTEAIKVALNELK, from the coding sequence ATGAACATTGAAACCAAAGCAATAAACACCATTCGACTGCTGTCGGTAGACCAAGTGCAAAAGGCCAATTCCGGCCATCCCGGTCTTCCGCTCGGAGCGGCGCCGATGGCGTATACCGTATTTAATAAAATGAAGGTTAATCCGAAAGATCCGGAGTGGTTCAATCGGGATCGTTTTATTCTCTCGGCCGGTCATGGATCTTCCATGCTCTATTCACTCCTGCATCTCTACGGCTACGGTCTTCAACTGGACGATTTGAAGAATTTCCGTCAACTGGGTTCTCTGACCCCGGGGCATCCTGAATACGGTCACACCAAAGGTGTCGATGCCACTACCGGGCCATTGGGACAGGGTATTTCCATGGCAGTGGGGATGGCTATGGCAGAGCGGCACTTGGCTGCACTCTATAACAATGAATTGGAACTGATCAATCACTATACCTACGTGATCTGTGGGGACGGTGACTTAATGGAAGGCATTTCCAATGAAGCGTCCTCCCTTGCAGGGACGATGAAACTGGGTAAACTTATCGTGCTCTATGATTCCAACAGTATCTCCATCGAAGGCTCCACCGACCTTGCCTTTACAGAAGATGTGAAAGCACGTTACGCCGCATTGGGTTGGGATGTTCAAGGAGTATCGGACGGCAACGATATTGACGCCATCAGTGAGGCTATCGATCGAGCTAAAGACACGGATAAACCGTCTCTAATTGCCGTCACGACTCAGATCGGTTACGGCTCACCGCGGGCAGGTACGGCTAAAGCTCACGGCGAACCTCTTGGCGAAGAGGGTGTACTTGCCACAAAGCAGGCCTTTGGAGCCGGCGAAGGCAGTTTTATCGTCGATGATGATGTGAAAGCCCACTTTGAAGCCATCGTAGCGCGCAAACAGGCTGCTTATGACGCAGACAAACACACGGAGGAACGCTACCGCACCAAGTATGCCGACAATTACGAGAAGCTTCAACGTGCCTTGTCCGGCGATTTTGAATTAGATTTATTTAAAGATGAAAACTACTATAAATTTGACAAAGACATGGCTTCCCGTGCCGCGTCCGGTCAAATCATGAACAGCATTGCCGACAACTTTGAGAGCTTTTTCGGCGGTTCAGCAGACTTGGCACCGTCCAACAAAACACATCTGGATAAGTATGCCAACTTCTCTGCAAGTACACCGGAAGGTGCCAACATCAACTTCGGTGTGCGGGAACATGCCATGGGTGCTATCGTTAACGGCATCATGCTTCATGGCGGCCTGCAAAGTTTCGGCGCGACATTTTTGGTCTTTGCCGATTACATGAAGCCGGCTATTCGTCTTGCGGCTATTCAGTCCCTGGGGTCTATCTTTGTATTTACTCATGACTCCATCGGCGTCGGCGAAGATGGTCCAACGCATCAACCTATTGAGCAGCTGGCCATGCTTCGTGCCATTCCAAACCACATTGTCTTCCGTCCGGCAGATGCCACGGAGACAGCTGTCGCATGGAATGTAGCTCTCACATCGAAAAACACGCCGGTATCGCTGATTCTATCCCGCCAAACGTTAAAAAACATTGACGGTTCGTCCCGGGATGCGCAAAAGGGTGCTTATATTGTCAAAGAACCGAAACAGGTGGAAAAAATTATTATTGCCACCGGTTCCGAAGTCAGTCTGGCCTTGGAAGCGGCGGACGATACCACTCGGGTAGTGTCCATGCCGTCCAGAGCGTTGTTTGAAGCTCAGGTGGAAGCCTATAGAGAAAGTATCTTGCCAAAAGCCGTTAAAAAACGTGTCGTTGTGGAAGCTGCCAGCTCCTTCGGATGGCATAAATATGCCGGCGATGAAGGTAAGCTTGTCACTCTGGACGAATTTGGAGCATCAGCTCCTGCAGGCGATGTGTACAAGTTCTTCAACATCACGACAGAAGCCATTAAGGTGGCACTTAACGAACTCAAATGA
- a CDS encoding ABC transporter ATP-binding protein, with protein MNYILETNHLSKRSGNTYRVKDLSMAVPEKCVYGFLGPNGAGKSTTLKMILGLIHPDEGRIKIFGKTMDSANRLSILRQTGSLIENPGGYGHLTGLENMQIIQKLKGVSEEEIVPVLKTVRLYDQRDKKLSNYSLGMKQRLGIAMAILGNPKLLILDEPTNGLDPAGIQEMRQLICSLPKERHITVIISSHLLSEIEQMADQVGIIHHDRMLYQGALADLETHGDNLEDVFLEMTGREESL; from the coding sequence ATGAACTATATATTGGAAACAAACCACCTGAGTAAGCGAAGCGGTAACACCTATCGCGTGAAAGATCTTTCCATGGCTGTGCCGGAAAAATGCGTCTACGGCTTTCTCGGGCCAAACGGAGCAGGAAAAAGCACAACCCTCAAAATGATTCTCGGTCTGATTCACCCTGATGAGGGCAGAATCAAAATCTTTGGCAAAACGATGGATTCCGCAAACAGGCTATCCATTCTTCGCCAGACCGGAAGCCTGATCGAAAATCCGGGCGGGTACGGTCACCTGACCGGTCTTGAGAATATGCAGATCATACAAAAGCTTAAAGGTGTCAGCGAGGAAGAAATCGTGCCTGTGCTAAAAACAGTCCGCCTCTATGATCAGCGAGATAAAAAACTCAGCAACTATTCTCTCGGAATGAAACAGCGGCTCGGTATCGCCATGGCGATCTTGGGAAATCCAAAGCTTCTGATTCTGGACGAACCGACCAACGGTCTCGACCCCGCCGGGATTCAGGAAATGCGCCAGCTCATTTGTTCCCTTCCTAAAGAAAGACACATAACCGTTATCATTTCCAGCCATCTCCTCAGTGAGATTGAACAGATGGCCGATCAAGTTGGTATCATCCATCATGACCGTATGCTCTACCAGGGGGCTCTTGCTGATCTGGAAACACATGGAGATAATCTGGAAGATGTATTCCTTGAAATGACCGGTAGAGAGGAGTCCTTATGA
- the guaA gene encoding glutamine-hydrolyzing GMP synthase gives MGGNMILVVDFGGQYNQLIARRIRDLNVYCEVVPYSKALEAVEEKKPSGIVFTGGPASVYEEGAPTIDKAIFEENIPVLGLCYGMQLMSSLLGGDVQASSEREFGKTMLDHTEHAIFNNVPTTSKVWMSHVDKVVKVPEGFSTIASTKNTEHAAIADDARKLYAFQYHPEVNHSEYGIQMLKNFVVDVCGEDQSWTMANYKETLLHDIKDKVGDGKVLLALSGGVDSSVAAALLSQAVGENLTCILVDHGLMRKNEAQEVEDAFKDSGMHFIRVDAEARFLERLQGVTDPEDKRKAIGEEFIRVFEDEGKKIGSVDYLAQGTIYPDIIESGLGDAAVIKSHHNVGGLPDVVDFKDIVEPLRMLFKDEVRALGRELGLKDYLVNRQPFPGPGLGIRVIGEVTKDKLDILRDADAIFREEIANAGLDQDINQYFAVLTNNRTVGVMGDFRTYDYTLALRAVKTSDFMTADWSRIPYDVLDTVSTRIVNEVDHINRIVYDITSKPPATIEWE, from the coding sequence ATAGGAGGCAACATGATATTAGTTGTAGATTTCGGCGGACAGTACAATCAGCTGATCGCTCGACGCATTCGCGACCTCAACGTCTACTGTGAAGTCGTGCCTTACAGCAAAGCCCTGGAAGCTGTAGAAGAAAAAAAACCAAGCGGTATTGTCTTTACAGGCGGTCCGGCGTCTGTCTATGAAGAAGGGGCTCCAACCATTGATAAAGCCATCTTTGAAGAGAATATTCCTGTCTTGGGATTGTGCTACGGTATGCAGCTTATGAGTTCCCTTCTCGGTGGGGACGTACAAGCCTCCTCTGAGCGTGAATTCGGCAAGACGATGTTGGATCATACAGAACATGCCATCTTTAATAACGTACCAACCACATCCAAAGTGTGGATGAGTCACGTGGATAAGGTGGTCAAAGTACCAGAAGGCTTTTCCACCATTGCGTCGACTAAGAACACTGAGCATGCCGCCATTGCTGACGACGCTCGAAAACTCTATGCTTTTCAATACCATCCGGAAGTCAACCATTCCGAGTACGGTATTCAAATGCTGAAAAATTTTGTCGTCGATGTTTGCGGCGAAGATCAATCATGGACCATGGCCAACTATAAGGAGACCTTGCTTCACGATATCAAAGATAAAGTCGGCGATGGCAAAGTGCTTCTTGCACTCTCCGGTGGCGTGGACAGTTCCGTGGCTGCGGCGCTACTCTCACAGGCTGTCGGTGAAAATCTCACCTGTATTTTGGTGGATCACGGTCTTATGCGTAAAAACGAAGCGCAAGAAGTGGAAGATGCATTCAAAGACAGTGGTATGCACTTCATCCGTGTCGATGCCGAAGCTCGATTTTTGGAACGCTTACAAGGCGTCACTGATCCGGAAGACAAACGCAAAGCCATCGGTGAAGAATTTATTCGAGTCTTTGAAGATGAAGGTAAAAAAATCGGATCTGTGGACTATCTGGCGCAAGGCACAATTTATCCGGATATCATTGAATCCGGCCTTGGAGATGCCGCTGTGATTAAATCCCACCACAATGTAGGGGGGCTGCCTGATGTAGTAGATTTCAAAGACATTGTAGAACCTCTCAGAATGCTTTTTAAAGACGAAGTTCGCGCCCTCGGTCGTGAGCTCGGACTCAAAGATTACCTGGTGAATCGTCAGCCATTCCCGGGACCGGGCCTTGGCATTCGTGTCATCGGCGAAGTCACAAAAGACAAGCTGGATATTCTCAGAGACGCTGATGCCATCTTTAGAGAAGAAATTGCCAACGCAGGGTTGGATCAGGACATCAACCAATACTTTGCCGTCCTCACCAACAACCGCACCGTGGGCGTTATGGGAGACTTCAGAACCTATGACTACACCTTGGCGCTGCGAGCCGTAAAAACCAGCGACTTTATGACCGCCGATTGGTCTCGCATTCCTTATGATGTGTTGGATACCGTCTCCACACGTATCGTCAATGAAGTGGACCACATTAACCGTATTGTGTACGATATTACATCGAAACCGCCTGCAACAATTGAATGGGAGTAA
- a CDS encoding WecB/TagA/CpsF family glycosyltransferase, with translation MEKITIFGTEVANVTFDEAFAQVTGFLEEDRLHTIITPNTEIVMDAKDKPDMRRIINSADLVVPDGIGLIYGSKMKRHPLKERVTGFDLSMKLIELAKDKGYSLFLLGTKPEIVKQAYDNLKQDADLNIVGYHDGYFKGAHLGMADHEEEMTVVAQINSLKPDIIFLGMGYPKQELWIDHNKDRLDAKLIIGNGGVIDILAGVANRAPELFIKLNLEWLYRLIQEPSRIKRQAALPKFIVSVITHKNSVVGGTDEH, from the coding sequence ATGGAGAAAATAACAATTTTTGGTACGGAAGTTGCCAACGTCACTTTTGATGAAGCTTTTGCACAGGTGACAGGCTTCCTGGAAGAGGATCGTCTACACACCATTATCACCCCAAACACGGAGATCGTCATGGACGCCAAAGATAAGCCGGACATGCGTCGGATTATCAACAGTGCGGACTTGGTTGTCCCCGACGGCATTGGTCTTATCTACGGATCAAAGATGAAACGTCACCCTCTCAAAGAGCGCGTCACAGGGTTTGACCTGTCCATGAAACTGATTGAGCTCGCCAAAGACAAAGGCTATTCACTCTTTCTTTTAGGGACAAAACCGGAGATAGTCAAGCAGGCCTATGACAATTTGAAGCAAGATGCTGATCTTAATATTGTGGGTTATCACGACGGCTACTTTAAAGGCGCACATTTGGGCATGGCGGATCATGAGGAAGAAATGACCGTAGTTGCACAGATAAATTCGCTAAAACCTGATATAATATTTTTAGGAATGGGCTATCCCAAACAGGAATTGTGGATTGACCACAATAAAGACCGTCTTGACGCCAAGCTCATTATCGGCAATGGCGGCGTCATTGACATTTTAGCCGGTGTGGCCAATCGGGCACCGGAGCTCTTTATTAAACTGAACTTGGAGTGGCTCTATCGATTGATTCAAGAACCTAGTCGGATTAAGCGACAAGCTGCACTGCCTAAATTTATCGTATCCGTTATTACCCATAAGAACTCAGTTGTAGGAGGAACAGATGAACATTGA
- a CDS encoding response regulator transcription factor has protein sequence MDRSECRLLTVDDEKGLTDIVTELLKRENYLQIDSAASCREAEEKLQKQHYDLVLLDVMLPDGDGFDFYERMKEKGWLFDAPVIFLSARDEDTDRLKGLGLGADDYITKPFLPQELLLRIGAVLRRTYHFEDKAKSIRLGQTVVSMDAGTVTRNGKETALTAKELALFKILFRNRGKIITTDALCDELWPDGSFGLESSLIVHMRHLREKVEEEPSKPRYLITVRGLGYKLEKKS, from the coding sequence ATGGATAGAAGTGAATGCAGACTATTAACCGTCGATGATGAGAAGGGGCTGACAGATATTGTAACTGAGCTGCTCAAAAGAGAAAATTATTTGCAGATTGATAGTGCTGCCAGCTGCCGCGAGGCTGAAGAAAAGCTTCAGAAACAGCATTATGATTTAGTTTTGTTGGATGTCATGCTGCCGGACGGGGATGGATTTGATTTCTATGAACGAATGAAAGAGAAAGGATGGCTCTTTGATGCACCGGTGATCTTTTTGTCGGCGCGGGATGAGGATACGGACCGTCTGAAGGGATTGGGACTTGGGGCGGATGATTACATCACCAAGCCATTTCTTCCGCAGGAATTATTGTTGAGAATTGGAGCGGTACTAAGAAGGACGTACCATTTTGAGGATAAGGCGAAGTCTATTCGTCTGGGCCAAACAGTTGTCTCAATGGATGCGGGAACTGTTACACGAAATGGAAAGGAGACTGCTCTTACTGCAAAGGAACTGGCGCTTTTTAAAATCCTTTTTCGAAATCGAGGGAAAATCATTACGACAGACGCGCTGTGCGACGAACTCTGGCCGGACGGCAGTTTTGGGCTGGAAAGTTCGCTGATTGTACATATGCGTCATTTGAGAGAAAAGGTAGAGGAAGAGCCGTCAAAGCCGAGATATCTTATCACGGTACGGGGGCTTGGCTATAAGTTGGAGAAGAAATCATGA
- a CDS encoding acyltransferase, protein MTRDRTLDLVKAVAIFLVLVIHTKVYLIGDYRDAGLIYGALSMCAVPLFMMTSGALLYRKPVTIFKALKGTLKMAVALGVLIVLYKVWDGSRQGMTDFNSMMGLAEKFHLYYLYLAIAIYITSPLCARLACSLTRREYFFGIVIFIATTGGIPFWKTLGYVENPFILTYALPMSYMAIGYAFIGQYIYKYRDDLPRWFSIIGFFAIYHLIKNVLRSPTEDVIYLYYDVVNPFAMIYSVSVFHFLVKSKTTTDLGLVGRHTLFIFGIHIIILEYFLSLGLTPEAFKDFQVLYPIIMSLLIIVLLILPAYVLEQIKQKL, encoded by the coding sequence ATGACACGAGACCGTACCCTTGATCTGGTAAAGGCGGTTGCCATCTTTCTCGTTCTGGTAATTCACACGAAAGTTTACCTTATTGGGGACTATCGAGACGCCGGGTTAATTTACGGGGCATTATCCATGTGCGCCGTACCGCTATTTATGATGACAAGCGGCGCTTTACTTTATCGAAAACCCGTCACCATCTTTAAAGCGCTGAAAGGAACGCTGAAAATGGCGGTGGCACTAGGCGTACTTATCGTCCTCTATAAAGTGTGGGACGGCAGTCGACAGGGGATGACCGACTTTAACAGCATGATGGGTCTGGCAGAGAAGTTTCATCTGTACTATCTCTACCTTGCTATTGCCATCTACATCACTTCGCCGCTGTGTGCGAGATTGGCTTGCAGTTTGACCCGGCGGGAATACTTCTTCGGCATTGTCATTTTCATCGCAACCACCGGTGGGATTCCTTTTTGGAAAACTCTGGGATATGTGGAGAATCCGTTTATTCTGACTTATGCCTTGCCTATGAGTTACATGGCCATCGGCTATGCCTTTATCGGGCAGTATATTTATAAGTATCGGGACGACTTGCCGCGGTGGTTCAGTATCATCGGTTTTTTTGCAATCTATCACCTCATCAAGAACGTCTTGAGGAGCCCTACGGAGGACGTCATCTACCTCTACTATGATGTCGTCAATCCTTTTGCTATGATCTATTCCGTCAGTGTGTTTCACTTCTTGGTCAAATCCAAAACCACGACAGACCTCGGTCTGGTAGGACGGCATACGCTCTTTATCTTCGGCATCCATATCATCATATTAGAATACTTTTTATCGCTGGGATTGACCCCGGAAGCGTTTAAAGACTTTCAGGTACTGTATCCCATCATCATGAGTTTACTCATCATTGTCCTACTCATACTTCCGGCCTATGTGCTGGAGCAAATTAAACAGAAATTATAG
- the ansA gene encoding asparaginase — protein MKSLKDKKILIIYTGGTIGMVSGPNGYIPVPNTVRDILSQQSIMHHKDMPSWDIFEFEVLLDSSNVGVAEWNQMGRCIFDHYRDYDGFVVLHGTDTMAYSASAMSFMLQGLDKPVVFTGSQIPLCEIRSDGLENIFNSICIAAEGVAREVCICFSGKLLRGNRTVKLSSDRFIAFESPNYAHLAEIGINIQYNEGALERPDPPADGLKLVEFRELPIGVIKVFPGIQFSLFEGIMTERLRAIVLETFGAGNIPASDNALLPIIKKAYEHGVIITVCSQCLQGTVSLGTYETSRGLSEVGAVGGADMTTEAAVAKLYYLFSAQYSKEAIKAMMSQNMCGELTE, from the coding sequence ATGAAAAGTTTAAAAGATAAAAAAATACTTATTATATATACAGGAGGCACTATCGGTATGGTGTCGGGGCCAAATGGCTACATCCCGGTTCCGAATACGGTGAGGGATATACTGAGTCAGCAATCCATTATGCACCATAAGGATATGCCATCATGGGATATTTTCGAGTTTGAAGTGTTGCTGGACTCGTCCAATGTGGGAGTCGCAGAATGGAATCAGATGGGGCGATGTATTTTTGACCACTACCGGGACTATGACGGGTTTGTGGTGCTCCATGGCACGGACACAATGGCTTATTCGGCTTCGGCGATGTCGTTTATGCTCCAAGGTTTGGATAAACCGGTGGTGTTCACAGGATCTCAAATTCCCCTTTGTGAGATTCGCAGTGACGGTCTTGAAAATATTTTTAATTCGATTTGCATTGCCGCTGAAGGGGTGGCTCGAGAGGTTTGTATCTGCTTTTCCGGGAAGCTCCTTCGCGGGAATCGTACGGTCAAACTCTCATCAGACCGGTTTATTGCCTTTGAATCACCCAATTATGCGCATCTTGCCGAGATAGGCATTAACATTCAGTACAATGAGGGCGCCCTTGAGAGGCCGGATCCCCCTGCAGACGGGTTGAAGCTTGTGGAGTTTAGAGAGCTTCCCATCGGCGTCATTAAAGTGTTTCCCGGGATACAGTTTTCGCTGTTTGAAGGAATTATGACGGAGCGCCTTCGGGCGATTGTGCTTGAAACCTTTGGTGCGGGTAATATCCCTGCAAGCGACAATGCACTGCTTCCGATTATAAAAAAAGCTTACGAACACGGCGTGATTATCACCGTATGTTCCCAGTGTTTACAGGGCACGGTAAGCCTCGGTACTTATGAGACCAGCAGAGGTCTTTCTGAGGTCGGTGCGGTTGGCGGCGCTGATATGACCACTGAGGCGGCGGTGGCCAAGCTTTACTATTTATTTAGTGCGCAATACAGCAAAGAAGCTATCAAGGCAATGATGTCTCAGAATATGTGTGGAGAGCTCACTGAGTAA
- a CDS encoding sensor histidine kinase, with translation MKRKMGKWLQLFVGIVLMTILLLFTDLLIFGIVVIKNNSVNYQDMQEIETHLLEKNGNYQLDEQARASLLKHQQFAMLLGKDGSILWSEALPEQLRKTYTVQDVAKFTRYYLEDYPVRTYVVEQGLLVIGGTKDRIWKYTFEFDVTLMENLLKVLPLLFMSNIIVLVTVPTWLQKRRAKKKEEERTEWIAGVSHDIRTPLAIVLGNAQIIAGLTQETEVRHRAKSIETQGIRLRRLVDNLNLSSKLEFGAGKFEKHTVRISRFLRKILTEIMNQMEDDRYQFTLDIDDALQELELCFSEDLVERAVMNLLHNAICHNTDGCKIEMRLYQDRKNHVFLELGDNGKGVSKEFLSRLNRSGYQRKSGTGQHGRGLKIVKQVADWHRWKIFFSEGEQGGLICTIRLR, from the coding sequence ATGAAGCGAAAAATGGGAAAGTGGCTGCAACTGTTTGTAGGAATTGTGCTGATGACGATTCTGCTTCTCTTTACGGATCTGCTGATCTTCGGGATCGTGGTAATCAAAAATAATTCGGTCAATTACCAGGACATGCAAGAGATCGAGACACATTTGCTAGAGAAAAACGGAAACTATCAGTTGGATGAACAAGCGAGGGCAAGTCTTTTGAAGCACCAGCAGTTTGCTATGCTCCTTGGGAAGGATGGAAGCATTTTGTGGAGTGAAGCGCTCCCCGAACAACTCAGAAAAACATATACCGTACAGGACGTCGCCAAGTTTACCCGGTATTATCTTGAGGATTATCCGGTTCGCACCTATGTTGTCGAGCAAGGACTGCTCGTGATTGGAGGCACAAAAGACCGGATTTGGAAATACACGTTTGAATTTGATGTGACCCTGATGGAAAATCTTTTGAAGGTCTTGCCCTTGCTTTTCATGTCCAATATCATTGTGCTGGTGACGGTTCCGACTTGGCTGCAGAAACGGCGGGCGAAGAAAAAGGAAGAGGAGCGCACAGAGTGGATTGCAGGAGTGTCGCATGATATTCGCACTCCGCTTGCCATTGTTCTGGGTAACGCCCAAATCATAGCCGGTTTAACCCAAGAGACAGAGGTCAGGCACAGGGCGAAATCCATTGAAACACAGGGAATCCGTCTTCGCCGACTCGTAGATAATTTGAATCTTTCCAGTAAACTGGAATTTGGCGCAGGAAAATTTGAAAAACACACAGTGAGAATCAGCCGCTTTCTCAGAAAGATCCTCACAGAAATCATGAATCAAATGGAGGATGACCGGTATCAGTTTACACTCGACATCGACGATGCTCTTCAGGAACTGGAGCTGTGCTTCAGCGAAGATCTGGTGGAGAGAGCAGTCATGAATTTACTTCATAATGCGATATGTCATAATACGGATGGATGCAAGATTGAAATGAGGCTGTACCAGGATCGGAAAAATCACGTTTTTCTGGAGCTCGGTGATAATGGAAAGGGCGTATCAAAAGAATTTCTGAGCAGGCTGAACCGCAGTGGTTATCAGCGGAAGTCCGGCACCGGACAGCATGGCCGGGGACTAAAGATTGTCAAACAGGTGGCGGATTGGCACCGATGGAAAATATTCTTTTCAGAAGGAGAACAAGGCGGGCTAATTTGTACTATTCGACTGAGATAA
- a CDS encoding ABC transporter permease, which translates to MNLSAIFTKLIAVEFKKSRHKHSFLLIVIALVLNYFYLFHGNPPDQQAWYHTFYAMPLINTLILSILMAVLASQSVDMEHRGLMWNLLSTLEDRASIYLGKLLYGFIHLSWFCLLQMVMVILMGIKLGYDGNIPFSVIGSTFLAELVSGMIVYQLQCLLSLFFPSQFAALSIGFGGTLAGFFLAYVSTTAWTPWSVLLSLSPIGMDYQRSSRTVTLFLHQITLSEILTALLYLVSIFLLGLYIFTKTEKRELNISACRDKASRSVHSGLPVELIKLKRNPIWIPFLLIPLISAVIGTFNFTQNQDVLQNTWADLWTQQSLFLGIFFLAPLVGILCSLLWRMEHQGSNWNLILTVAPPAKLVRDKYLTAVIFSSTSILWIALIYLCTGKIILRLPGAVPGLFWFRMISAAFCLAAITAVQSMLSMIFRSFAVPIALAFVGSFAGLWLTLKGAYYAIPYSMLIYGMGSSSITGAVNVPVLLASCCFYILGSIICSIVFLKRSDVRTHV; encoded by the coding sequence ATGAATCTAAGTGCCATATTTACAAAGCTGATCGCCGTTGAATTCAAGAAATCCCGTCACAAGCACTCTTTTTTACTTATTGTGATAGCTCTAGTGTTAAATTATTTCTATCTGTTTCACGGAAACCCTCCTGATCAACAGGCATGGTATCATACATTCTATGCCATGCCACTGATTAATACACTGATTCTGTCTATCCTGATGGCTGTGCTTGCCAGTCAGTCGGTGGACATGGAACATAGAGGCCTCATGTGGAACCTCCTGTCTACGCTGGAAGACAGAGCATCCATCTATCTCGGCAAGCTTCTCTATGGGTTCATTCATCTGAGCTGGTTCTGCCTCTTGCAGATGGTCATGGTGATTCTAATGGGCATCAAACTGGGATATGATGGAAATATTCCCTTCTCTGTAATAGGAAGTACATTTCTGGCAGAGCTGGTCAGCGGCATGATTGTCTATCAGCTGCAATGCCTTCTGTCTCTTTTCTTTCCAAGCCAGTTCGCAGCACTTTCTATCGGCTTCGGCGGTACTCTGGCAGGTTTCTTCCTCGCCTATGTGAGTACGACAGCATGGACACCATGGTCCGTCCTCCTTTCCCTGAGCCCCATCGGCATGGATTATCAGAGATCCTCGAGGACCGTGACACTTTTTCTGCACCAGATCACGCTGTCTGAGATTCTGACTGCGTTATTATACCTGGTCAGCATCTTCCTGCTGGGTCTGTATATTTTTACCAAAACAGAGAAAAGAGAGCTAAACATAAGCGCATGCAGGGACAAAGCATCTCGGTCCGTTCACAGTGGACTACCGGTGGAACTGATAAAACTGAAACGCAATCCCATATGGATTCCTTTTCTTCTAATCCCACTGATCTCAGCTGTCATCGGTACGTTCAATTTCACGCAGAATCAGGACGTTTTGCAGAACACCTGGGCAGACCTATGGACGCAGCAGTCTCTATTTTTGGGTATATTTTTTCTCGCGCCCCTAGTCGGAATTCTTTGCAGTCTGCTGTGGCGGATGGAGCATCAGGGCAGCAACTGGAACCTGATACTGACGGTAGCTCCCCCCGCAAAACTAGTCAGAGATAAGTATCTGACGGCTGTTATTTTCTCATCCACCAGCATTTTGTGGATTGCCCTCATCTATCTTTGCACCGGAAAAATCATACTGCGACTTCCCGGAGCGGTGCCCGGACTATTCTGGTTTCGGATGATCAGCGCCGCTTTCTGCCTCGCCGCCATCACTGCCGTGCAGAGCATGTTATCTATGATCTTCCGCTCCTTCGCCGTGCCCATCGCACTCGCTTTTGTAGGGAGTTTTGCCGGCCTTTGGTTGACCCTCAAAGGCGCTTATTATGCCATTCCGTACTCGATGCTGATCTATGGGATGGGAAGCAGCTCGATCACCGGGGCAGTGAACGTTCCTGTGCTTCTTGCATCCTGCTGCTTCTATATTTTGGGATCGATTATATGTAGCATTGTGTTCTTAAAAAGATCAGATGTACGCACACACGTTTGA
- a CDS encoding DUF3784 domain-containing protein: MTILKIMLITIGIVFTTFGYEIYFQKKYNLINGFEEDYKNGRKTKSYAKKVGLIEFVLGIVVALIGICVIVIK, translated from the coding sequence ATGACTATTTTAAAAATTATGCTAATAACGATTGGTATTGTATTTACTACATTTGGATATGAGATTTATTTTCAAAAGAAGTACAATCTAATCAATGGTTTTGAAGAAGATTATAAAAACGGAAGAAAAACAAAATCATATGCCAAAAAAGTGGGTCTAATAGAATTTGTATTGGGAATTGTAGTAGCCCTAATTGGAATTTGTGTAATCGTAATAAAGTAA